A stretch of the Pseudomonas helvetica genome encodes the following:
- a CDS encoding sigma-54 dependent transcriptional regulator: protein MTETPALRRLLVVDPCDDCHRLLPGLRTIGWDVDSCTLENASHRSCDVGLLRLKPVHFERPEAVKELISRSGTEWIAVLNQEVLRLQNAGDFVCEWFFDFHTLPFDVSRVQVTLGRAFGMARLRGQGTIHVHQPEHELLGDSRPIRELRKLLSKLAPTESPVLIRGESGTGKELVARTLHRQSQRHSKPFVAINCGAIPEHLIQSELFGHEKGAFTGAHQRKVGRIEAANGGTLFLDEIGDLPLELQANLLRFLQEKHIERVGGSQLIPVDVRVLAATHVDLEAAIEAKSFREDLYYRLNVLQVVTVPLRERHGDLALLANHFSHFYSQETGRRPRSFSEDALIAMGKHDWPGNVRELANRVRRGLVLAEGRQIEARDLGLIGQQVITTPMGTLEDYKTRAERQALCDVLNRHSDNLSVAARVLGVSRPTFYRLLHKHQIR, encoded by the coding sequence ATGACCGAAACGCCTGCATTGCGACGTTTGCTAGTGGTTGATCCGTGTGACGACTGCCATCGCTTATTACCCGGCCTGCGTACGATCGGCTGGGATGTCGACAGTTGTACCCTGGAGAACGCTTCCCATCGTTCCTGTGATGTCGGCCTGCTGCGCCTTAAACCTGTTCATTTTGAGCGTCCTGAAGCCGTCAAGGAACTGATCAGCCGTAGCGGCACTGAATGGATCGCTGTTCTCAACCAGGAAGTCCTGCGGTTGCAGAATGCCGGCGATTTTGTCTGCGAATGGTTTTTCGATTTCCATACCTTGCCGTTTGACGTCTCCAGGGTTCAAGTGACCCTTGGGCGGGCGTTTGGCATGGCCCGTTTGCGCGGCCAGGGCACGATTCACGTCCACCAGCCCGAGCATGAACTGCTGGGCGACAGTCGGCCGATCCGCGAACTGCGCAAATTGCTGAGCAAATTGGCGCCTACCGAGTCGCCGGTGTTGATTCGAGGGGAAAGTGGTACCGGTAAAGAGCTGGTCGCCAGAACCTTGCACCGTCAGTCGCAACGCCACAGTAAACCGTTTGTCGCGATCAATTGCGGGGCGATTCCCGAGCATCTGATTCAGTCCGAGCTGTTTGGTCACGAAAAGGGCGCTTTTACCGGTGCACACCAACGTAAAGTCGGACGCATTGAAGCCGCCAATGGTGGCACCCTGTTTCTGGATGAAATAGGTGATCTGCCCCTTGAACTGCAAGCGAACCTGTTGCGTTTCCTGCAGGAAAAGCACATCGAACGGGTGGGGGGCAGTCAGCTTATTCCGGTGGATGTCCGGGTCTTGGCAGCCACTCACGTGGACCTGGAAGCTGCGATCGAGGCCAAGAGTTTTCGCGAGGATTTGTACTACCGGCTCAACGTCCTGCAGGTGGTCACTGTGCCGCTACGCGAGCGTCATGGCGACCTGGCGTTGCTGGCCAACCATTTTTCCCACTTTTACAGCCAGGAAACCGGACGTCGGCCGCGCAGTTTCAGCGAAGACGCGCTGATCGCCATGGGCAAGCACGACTGGCCGGGCAATGTCCGTGAGCTGGCGAACCGGGTGCGTCGAGGGTTGGTGCTGGCTGAAGGCCGACAGATCGAGGCACGGGACCTGGGGTTGATTGGCCAACAGGTGATTACCACGCCAATGGGCACTCTGGAAGACTACAAGACCCGCGCCGAACGCCAGGCATTGTGCGACGTATTGAACCGCCACAGTGACAACCTCAGTGTGGCCGCTCGAGTACTGGGCGTTTCCCGGCCGACTTTTTACCGATTGCTGCATAAGCACCAGATCCGCTAG
- a CDS encoding DUF6026 family protein, with product MGTVVNALPPQTLYVTIRRDELRQLKAEREQLLDQVAQLRLLLAQAQLPAQPVTR from the coding sequence ATGGGCACCGTAGTAAACGCACTGCCTCCACAGACCCTTTACGTCACTATTCGTCGTGACGAATTGCGCCAGCTCAAAGCCGAACGCGAACAACTGCTCGACCAGGTCGCGCAATTGCGCCTGTTGCTTGCCCAGGCACAACTGCCTGCACAGCCGGTAACGCGCTGA
- the pnuC gene encoding nicotinamide riboside transporter PnuC: MSGLELFAAALGVIAVWLTVKQNPWCWPIGLVMVLLYSWIFFEVKLYSDMLLQVIYAGLQLYGWWQWTRAGEAQHGRQVTQLDGRSMWAGLAVGAVGSLLLGAAMAHWTDAAQPWLDAALTGFSLVAQLWMAQKRLQCWPLWIAVDVIFVGLFIYKGLYLTAALYGLFTLIAVQGWREWQADPALRA, translated from the coding sequence ATGTCCGGGCTTGAACTGTTTGCCGCCGCACTCGGCGTGATTGCCGTCTGGTTGACGGTCAAACAGAACCCTTGGTGCTGGCCGATCGGACTGGTCATGGTGCTGCTCTATAGCTGGATCTTCTTCGAGGTAAAGCTGTATTCGGACATGCTGCTGCAGGTGATTTACGCCGGCTTGCAGCTCTATGGCTGGTGGCAATGGACCCGTGCCGGCGAAGCGCAACATGGCCGGCAAGTTACGCAACTGGATGGCCGCTCGATGTGGGCAGGATTGGCCGTCGGTGCCGTCGGCAGCTTGCTGCTGGGCGCGGCCATGGCTCATTGGACCGACGCCGCGCAACCCTGGCTGGACGCAGCATTGACCGGTTTCAGTCTGGTGGCGCAACTGTGGATGGCGCAAAAGCGCCTGCAATGCTGGCCGCTGTGGATTGCCGTCGATGTGATTTTCGTCGGGCTGTTTATCTACAAGGGCTTGTACCTGACGGCTGCGCTCTATGGTCTGTTTACGCTGATCGCCGTGCAAGGCTGGCGCGAATGGCAGGCCGATCCGGCGTTGCGCGCATGA
- a CDS encoding heme utilization protein, translating into MKPSMALKPLVFAIAAVMAIAVQAGQRDDEHHHRHHVNPKDTTNAGATANATDKQTSTGNYISNEGTKNTANMTNSATGASGNVGVNVAAGDGNQQDNAAAIASGDGSFVFGSVVATAKVTQTQSNNEVYNQSTNNSANMSGSANGGSGNMGINMAAGDLNQQKNTMAIAVSGGKHATATASADQSGPGLRVDNDADRTYRLDTLSRTVSASGHQSFSEASKSHSASDFTKRLDTAFATHEATKSASSSASASASADASAAASAAASHAALKASLDVDVDVDVSSSRTNGWHTSSRSATFDADIDASLAASIDKSRSASNSASHSASSSASRSASSSASRDASGSASFAASGSESKDKSQSFSESSAFDLSNTVSWQVLTPTGWANPVTNTANLNGSVNGGSGNLGVNVAAGAGNQQSNSLSIASGCRTCL; encoded by the coding sequence ATGAAACCCTCAATGGCACTCAAGCCTCTGGTTTTCGCAATCGCTGCGGTAATGGCTATTGCAGTACAAGCTGGCCAGCGTGATGACGAGCATCATCATCGTCATCACGTAAATCCAAAAGACACCACCAATGCCGGCGCCACTGCCAACGCCACGGACAAACAAACCAGCACTGGCAACTACATCAGCAATGAAGGGACTAAAAACACTGCCAACATGACCAATTCGGCCACGGGCGCCTCCGGTAACGTGGGTGTCAACGTTGCAGCAGGCGACGGCAACCAACAAGACAACGCTGCCGCCATCGCCAGCGGTGACGGCTCGTTTGTCTTCGGGTCTGTGGTAGCAACCGCCAAAGTCACGCAAACCCAAAGCAACAACGAGGTCTACAACCAATCCACCAACAACAGCGCCAATATGAGTGGTTCGGCTAACGGCGGCAGCGGCAACATGGGCATCAACATGGCTGCTGGCGACCTTAACCAACAGAAAAACACCATGGCGATCGCTGTGTCTGGCGGCAAGCACGCGACTGCAACCGCGAGTGCCGACCAATCAGGCCCAGGCCTGAGGGTGGATAACGACGCCGATCGGACCTACCGCCTGGATACGCTGTCGCGTACCGTCTCAGCCAGCGGTCATCAGTCTTTCAGCGAGGCATCCAAATCGCACTCTGCTTCGGACTTTACCAAGCGCTTGGATACCGCCTTTGCTACGCACGAAGCTACGAAATCTGCTTCGAGCTCTGCCAGCGCCTCTGCCAGCGCCGATGCCAGCGCCGCCGCCAGCGCCGCTGCTTCGCATGCTGCTTTGAAAGCTAGTCTGGATGTGGACGTGGATGTGGACGTTAGCTCTAGCAGGACTAATGGCTGGCACACCAGCAGCAGGAGTGCGACTTTCGACGCCGATATCGACGCATCGCTCGCCGCATCGATCGACAAATCGCGCAGCGCATCGAACAGCGCATCGCACAGCGCATCGAGCAGCGCATCGCGCAGCGCATCTAGCAGCGCATCGCGCGACGCATCGGGCAGCGCATCGTTCGCCGCTTCTGGCAGTGAATCGAAAGATAAATCGCAAAGCTTCAGCGAGTCCAGCGCCTTTGACTTGAGCAACACCGTGTCCTGGCAAGTGCTGACCCCAACTGGCTGGGCAAACCCTGTGACCAACACTGCTAACCTGAACGGTTCGGTGAATGGTGGCAGTGGCAACCTGGGCGTCAACGTGGCTGCCGGTGCTGGCAACCAGCAAAGCAACTCGCTGTCCATTGCATCCGGTTGCAGAACCTGCCTGTAA
- a CDS encoding C39 family peptidase, whose translation MRIFALAFLVFLAGLSEAGQMPLSVLPGGAVVFKPVQSMRERKFADLVQQKTDFSCGAASLATILRQAYWLDVTEAQIIEGMLAHSDQNLVRVQGFSMLDMKRYVESIGMRARGYRVTPETLTSVAIPVIVLMDIRGYKHFVVMQKAEKDWVYIGDPVLGHRRFKFDDFVKGWNGIIFAVIGQGYDKTNVLRDPPLPLTAKNRINTFSPVRDTELMDFGFIQSDFF comes from the coding sequence ATGCGCATTTTCGCCCTGGCGTTCCTGGTTTTTCTGGCTGGTCTGAGCGAAGCGGGACAAATGCCGCTTTCCGTCTTGCCCGGCGGAGCGGTCGTTTTCAAACCGGTCCAGAGCATGCGTGAGCGCAAATTTGCCGACCTGGTCCAACAGAAAACCGACTTCAGTTGCGGTGCAGCTTCCCTGGCGACCATATTGCGCCAGGCCTATTGGCTGGACGTAACCGAGGCACAAATCATCGAAGGCATGCTGGCTCACTCCGACCAGAATCTGGTCCGCGTCCAGGGCTTCTCCATGCTCGACATGAAGCGTTACGTCGAAAGTATCGGCATGCGGGCCCGTGGTTATCGGGTAACGCCGGAAACTCTGACCAGCGTCGCCATTCCGGTCATCGTGCTCATGGACATCCGCGGCTACAAGCACTTCGTGGTCATGCAAAAAGCGGAGAAAGACTGGGTGTATATCGGTGATCCGGTACTCGGTCACAGACGCTTCAAGTTCGACGATTTTGTCAAAGGCTGGAACGGCATCATCTTCGCCGTCATAGGCCAGGGCTACGACAAGACCAACGTCTTGCGCGATCCGCCTTTGCCACTGACCGCCAAGAACCGCATCAACACCTTCAGTCCGGTGCGGGACACAGAATTGATGGATTTCGGATTCATCCAGAGCGACTTTTTCTAA
- the nhaB gene encoding sodium/proton antiporter NhaB has product MSGSMAQAFTHNFLGHSPRWYKASILAFLIFNPLVLWTAGPVAAGWLLVAEFIFTLAMALKCYPLMPGGLLMVEALLLRMTTPEALYDELLHNFPVILLLMFMVAGIYFMKDLLLFLFSRLLLGVRSKALLGLMFCFLSAFLSAFLDALTVTAVIISAAVGFYSVYHRVASGNDPRQDSEFSDDQNLPVLHHEDLEQFRSFLRSLLMHGAVGTALGGVCTLVGEPQNLLIGHEMGWHFADFFLKVAPVSLPVLVAGLVTCVLLEKLRWFGYGTLLPDNVRAVLANYAAQDNAERTARQRAALLVQGAAALILIAGLAFHIAEVGLIGLMVIVLITAFTGITEEHRIGNAFKDAMPFTALLVVFFAVVAVIHDQQLFTPLIQWVLSLPADQQPGMLFIANGVLSAISDNVFVATIYITEVKQAFISGHMSREHFETLAIAINTGTNLPSVATPNGQAAFLFLLTSAIAPLIRLSYGRMVWMALPYTVVMGVLGWYAVSYWL; this is encoded by the coding sequence ATGTCCGGCTCAATGGCCCAGGCGTTTACACACAATTTCCTCGGGCATTCACCGCGCTGGTACAAGGCAAGCATTCTCGCCTTCCTGATTTTCAACCCGCTGGTGCTGTGGACGGCAGGTCCGGTAGCGGCTGGCTGGTTGCTGGTGGCTGAGTTCATTTTCACCCTGGCCATGGCACTCAAATGCTACCCGCTGATGCCGGGCGGCCTGTTGATGGTCGAAGCGCTGCTATTGCGCATGACCACACCTGAAGCACTGTATGACGAGCTGTTGCATAACTTTCCGGTGATCCTGCTGCTGATGTTCATGGTGGCGGGCATTTACTTCATGAAAGACCTGCTGCTGTTTCTGTTTTCGCGGCTATTGCTCGGGGTTCGCTCCAAGGCACTGCTGGGGCTGATGTTCTGTTTTCTGTCGGCGTTTCTGTCGGCGTTTCTCGACGCCTTGACGGTGACCGCCGTGATCATCAGCGCGGCCGTAGGGTTTTACTCGGTCTATCACCGTGTGGCATCGGGCAACGATCCACGGCAGGACAGCGAATTCAGCGATGATCAGAACCTGCCGGTCCTGCATCACGAAGACCTTGAACAATTCCGTTCATTCCTGCGCAGTTTGTTGATGCACGGCGCAGTGGGCACCGCGCTCGGTGGTGTCTGCACCTTGGTGGGTGAGCCGCAGAACCTGCTGATCGGCCATGAAATGGGTTGGCACTTTGCAGACTTCTTCCTGAAGGTCGCCCCGGTCTCGCTGCCAGTACTGGTCGCGGGCCTGGTGACCTGTGTGTTGCTGGAGAAACTGCGCTGGTTTGGTTATGGCACCTTGCTGCCAGACAACGTTCGCGCGGTGCTGGCCAACTATGCGGCACAGGACAACGCCGAACGCACCGCCCGCCAACGCGCTGCACTGCTGGTACAAGGCGCGGCCGCGCTGATTCTGATTGCCGGGTTGGCGTTTCACATTGCCGAGGTCGGGCTGATCGGCTTGATGGTGATCGTCTTGATCACGGCGTTCACCGGCATTACCGAAGAGCACCGGATCGGCAATGCCTTCAAGGATGCGATGCCGTTTACCGCCTTGCTGGTGGTGTTCTTCGCCGTTGTGGCAGTGATTCACGATCAGCAACTGTTCACGCCGTTGATCCAGTGGGTGCTGTCCCTGCCGGCAGATCAGCAACCGGGCATGTTGTTTATCGCCAATGGCGTGTTGTCGGCCATCAGCGATAACGTGTTCGTGGCGACGATCTACATCACCGAGGTGAAACAGGCATTCATCTCCGGCCATATGAGCCGCGAGCATTTCGAAACGCTGGCGATTGCCATCAATACCGGCACCAACCTGCCTAGCGTGGCAACACCCAATGGTCAGGCAGCGTTCCTGTTTCTGCTGACCTCGGCAATTGCCCCACTGATTCGGCTGTCCTACGGGCGCATGGTCTGGATGGCATTGCCGTACACCGTGGTGATGGGCGTGCTGGGCTGGTATGCGGTGAGCTACTGGTTGTAA
- the gnd gene encoding phosphogluconate dehydrogenase (NAD(+)-dependent, decarboxylating) — MCSKEHQHMQLGIIGLGRMGGNIARRLMLNGHTTVVYDRNTAFVETLSEEGATGVADLPALVAALDKPRAVWVMLPAGAPTEETIDTLSQLLDAGDVIIDGGNTFYKDDIRRAKTLSEKGLKYIDVGTSGGVWGLERGYCMMIGGDADVVDRLDPLFDALAPGLGDIPRTKDRVAEDDRAERGYIHAGPAGSGHFVKMIHNGIEYGMMQAFAEGFDILKTKASENLPEDQRFDLNVADIAEVWRRGSVVSSWLLDLTADALASDPKLDGYSGAVADSGEGRWTIEAAMEQSVPVPVLSNSLFARFRSRQQSTYGDKLLSAMRFGFGGHVETPKK; from the coding sequence ATTTGTAGTAAGGAGCATCAGCACATGCAACTGGGGATTATCGGACTGGGCCGCATGGGCGGCAACATTGCGCGGCGCCTGATGCTCAATGGGCACACCACTGTGGTCTATGACCGTAACACCGCGTTTGTTGAGACCCTGAGTGAAGAGGGCGCCACTGGCGTTGCGGACTTGCCGGCACTGGTCGCGGCACTGGATAAACCCCGAGCGGTCTGGGTCATGCTGCCAGCAGGCGCGCCAACCGAAGAAACCATCGACACCCTGAGCCAGTTGCTGGACGCCGGCGATGTGATCATCGATGGCGGCAACACCTTCTATAAGGACGATATCCGTCGGGCGAAAACCTTGTCGGAAAAGGGCCTGAAGTACATCGATGTCGGCACCTCCGGCGGAGTTTGGGGGCTGGAGCGCGGTTACTGCATGATGATCGGCGGTGACGCTGACGTGGTTGATCGCCTCGACCCGCTGTTCGACGCACTGGCGCCGGGCTTGGGTGATATCCCGCGGACCAAGGACCGGGTGGCTGAAGATGATCGTGCCGAACGCGGCTATATTCATGCCGGCCCTGCTGGTTCCGGGCACTTTGTGAAGATGATTCACAACGGCATCGAATACGGGATGATGCAGGCATTTGCCGAGGGTTTCGACATCCTCAAGACCAAAGCCTCGGAAAACCTGCCGGAAGATCAGCGCTTTGATCTGAATGTGGCCGATATTGCCGAAGTCTGGCGTCGTGGCAGCGTCGTCTCGTCCTGGTTGCTGGACCTGACGGCCGATGCCTTGGCCAGCGATCCGAAGCTCGATGGCTACTCCGGTGCCGTGGCTGACAGCGGCGAAGGTCGCTGGACCATCGAAGCGGCCATGGAACAGTCGGTTCCGGTGCCGGTATTGTCCAACTCGCTGTTTGCCCGTTTCCGTTCGCGCCAGCAAAGTACCTATGGCGACAAGCTGCTGTCGGCCATGCGCTTCGGCTTTGGCGGCCATGTCGAGACGCCGAAAAAATGA
- a CDS encoding adhesin, producing MNRTLLILAMFCSAPTFAQPPVIDTATIDNSGSQYQGNFSVNQAAGDQQQQANARAIAIDTDASATTQIRQRLRTQVDPRIDAQSAIKGNAFSNGNGVLGVNQSSGASNQQANALRISISATPQSIDDSVLKQQNVALLNSSDSTDPTPGHRQVAASDQAFTGSRGVIQLNQSAGVGNRTANTLSVRVAD from the coding sequence ATGAATCGCACTCTGCTGATTCTGGCCATGTTTTGCAGTGCGCCGACCTTTGCCCAACCGCCTGTCATCGATACGGCCACCATCGACAACTCCGGCAGTCAGTACCAGGGCAACTTCTCGGTCAACCAGGCTGCCGGCGATCAGCAACAACAGGCCAACGCCCGAGCCATCGCCATTGACACCGACGCCAGCGCCACCACGCAGATTCGCCAACGGTTGCGTACTCAGGTCGATCCCAGGATCGATGCCCAGTCAGCCATTAAAGGCAACGCCTTCAGTAACGGCAATGGCGTACTGGGGGTCAACCAGAGTTCGGGCGCCAGCAATCAGCAAGCCAACGCCCTGCGGATAAGCATCAGTGCTACGCCGCAAAGTATCGACGACAGCGTCCTCAAGCAACAGAACGTGGCGCTGCTCAACAGCTCCGATTCAACGGATCCTACTCCTGGCCATCGCCAGGTCGCTGCCAGCGACCAGGCCTTCACCGGTAGCCGTGGGGTGATCCAGTTGAATCAGAGCGCCGGGGTGGGAAACCGAACGGCCAACACCCTGAGCGTACGGGTCGCGGATTGA
- the zwf gene encoding glucose-6-phosphate dehydrogenase, which produces MTSIRKKSKAHPAPPTTLFLFGAHGDLVKRLLMPALYNLSRDGLLGDGLRIIGVDHNAISDADFAKKLEDFIRAEAANKVGHDSLDPVLWAKLAKGISYVQGDFLDDSTYQALDAKIAESGTGNAVFYLATAPRFFSEVVRRLGSSGLLEEGDDAFRRVVVEKPFGSDLHTAEALNACLLKVMTEKQIYRIDHYLGKETVQNILVSRFSNSLFEAFWNNHYIDHVQITAAETVGVETRGSFYEHTGALRDMVPNHLFQLLAMVAMEPPAAFGADAVRGEKAKVVGAIRPWSTEEARANSVRGQYVAGEIAGKPLAGYCEEPNVAPDSTTETFVALKVMIDNWRWVGVPFYLRTGKRMSVRDTEIAICFKPAPYAQFRDTEVDELQPTYLRIQIQPNEGMWFDLLAKRPGPALNMANIELGFAYKDYFEMQPSTGYETLIYDCLTGDQTLFQRADNIENGWRAVQPFLDAWKEDASVQTYAAGENGPTAADELLTRDGRVWHSLG; this is translated from the coding sequence ATGACTTCGATCCGCAAGAAATCCAAGGCACACCCCGCACCACCCACCACGCTGTTCCTGTTCGGTGCTCACGGCGACCTGGTGAAGCGCTTGCTGATGCCGGCGCTGTACAACCTCAGTCGTGACGGTTTGCTTGGCGATGGATTGCGGATCATCGGTGTCGACCACAATGCGATCAGCGACGCGGACTTCGCCAAAAAGCTTGAAGACTTCATTCGCGCCGAGGCGGCCAACAAGGTCGGCCATGACTCTCTGGACCCGGTGCTCTGGGCCAAGCTGGCCAAGGGCATCAGCTATGTCCAGGGCGATTTTCTCGACGACAGCACCTATCAGGCGCTCGACGCAAAAATCGCCGAGAGTGGTACCGGCAACGCGGTGTTCTATCTGGCCACCGCGCCGCGCTTTTTCAGTGAAGTGGTGCGTCGTCTGGGCTCGTCCGGGCTGCTGGAAGAGGGCGACGACGCCTTCCGCCGGGTCGTGGTCGAAAAACCCTTCGGTTCCGATCTGCACACCGCCGAAGCCTTGAACGCATGCTTGCTCAAGGTCATGACGGAGAAACAGATTTACCGGATCGACCATTATCTGGGCAAGGAGACCGTGCAGAACATTTTGGTCAGTCGGTTCTCCAACAGCCTGTTTGAAGCGTTCTGGAACAACCATTACATCGACCACGTACAAATCACCGCGGCAGAAACCGTTGGCGTCGAAACCCGTGGCAGTTTTTATGAGCACACGGGGGCGCTACGGGACATGGTGCCTAATCACCTGTTCCAGTTGCTGGCGATGGTTGCGATGGAACCGCCGGCGGCCTTCGGTGCCGATGCGGTGCGTGGTGAAAAAGCCAAGGTGGTCGGGGCGATTCGTCCCTGGTCCACCGAAGAGGCGCGAGCCAACTCGGTACGCGGTCAGTATGTTGCCGGTGAAATCGCCGGAAAGCCGTTGGCCGGTTACTGCGAAGAACCCAATGTCGCGCCAGACAGCACGACGGAAACCTTCGTTGCGCTCAAGGTGATGATCGATAACTGGCGTTGGGTCGGCGTGCCGTTCTACTTGCGCACCGGCAAGCGCATGAGCGTACGCGACACCGAAATCGCCATCTGCTTCAAGCCTGCACCCTACGCGCAGTTTCGCGACACCGAAGTCGATGAGCTACAACCGACTTACCTCAGGATCCAGATTCAGCCCAATGAAGGGATGTGGTTCGACCTGCTGGCCAAGCGTCCCGGGCCGGCACTGAACATGGCTAACATCGAGCTGGGCTTTGCCTACAAGGATTACTTCGAGATGCAGCCGTCCACTGGGTATGAAACCTTGATCTACGACTGCCTGACCGGTGATCAAACGCTGTTTCAGCGCGCTGACAACATCGAAAATGGCTGGCGTGCGGTTCAGCCGTTCCTCGATGCCTGGAAAGAGGATGCCAGTGTGCAAACCTATGCAGCAGGTGAAAATGGTCCAACGGCTGCCGATGAGTTACTGACCCGTGACGGTCGCGTCTGGCACAGCCTCGGCTGA
- a CDS encoding AAA family ATPase, with amino-acid sequence MKVLVLTGPESSGKSWLSAELQRHFGGLLVGEFVRYFIEQNPRDTCLADIPQIARGQMAWEDSARAQRPALLILDTHLLSNVLWSQTLFGECPAWIEDALLARHYDLHLLLSPEVVDWTDDGQRCQPDLNQRLAFFNATKAWLEQHQQRLQVINGDWAERRRQAFAAVEQLLTP; translated from the coding sequence ATGAAGGTCCTGGTACTCACCGGCCCGGAGTCCAGTGGCAAAAGCTGGTTATCGGCAGAGCTTCAACGCCACTTTGGTGGGTTGCTGGTGGGTGAATTCGTTCGTTACTTCATTGAGCAGAACCCTCGTGATACCTGCCTTGCCGATATCCCGCAGATAGCTCGTGGTCAAATGGCCTGGGAAGACAGCGCCCGAGCCCAGCGACCCGCGCTGCTGATTCTCGACACGCACCTGTTAAGCAATGTGTTGTGGAGCCAAACCCTGTTTGGCGAATGCCCCGCCTGGATCGAAGACGCGCTGCTGGCAAGGCACTATGACTTGCACTTGTTGCTTTCCCCTGAGGTGGTGGACTGGACGGATGACGGCCAACGCTGCCAACCGGATCTGAACCAGCGCCTGGCGTTCTTCAACGCAACAAAAGCCTGGCTGGAACAACACCAGCAACGACTACAAGTCATCAATGGCGATTGGGCCGAGCGCCGTCGTCAGGCCTTTGCTGCCGTGGAGCAATTGCTCACGCCGTGA